The following proteins are encoded in a genomic region of Gadus macrocephalus chromosome 19, ASM3116895v1:
- the gpr85 gene encoding probable G protein-coupled receptor 85, which translates to MIPPPSMANYSHAGDTTILQNVSPLATFLKLTSLGFIIGVGVVGNLLISILLVKDKSLHRAPYYFLLDLCASDILRSAICFPFVFTSVKNGSAWTYGTLTCKVIAFLGVLSCFHAAFMLFCVSVTRYLAIAHHRFYTKRLTFWTCLAVVCMVWTLSVAMAFPPVLDVGTYSFIREEDQCTFQHRSFRANDSLGFMLLLALILLATHLVYLKLIFFVHDRRKMKPVQFVPAVSQNWTFHGPGASGQAAANWLAGFGRGPTPPTLLGIRQNSNAAGRRRLLVLDEFKTEKRISRMFYIMTFFFLALWGPYLVACYWRVFARGPVVPGGYLTAAVWMSFAQAGVNPFICIFSNRELRRCFSTTLLYCRKSRLPREPYCVI; encoded by the coding sequence ATGATCCCTCCTCCATCTATGGCGAACTACAGCCATGCAGGGGACACCACCATCTTGCAGAACGTCTCGCCGCTCGCCACGTTCCTCAAACTGACCTCGCTGGGCTTCATCATCGGCGTCGGCGTGGTCGGCAACCTCCTGATCTCCATCCTGCTGGTGAAAGACAAGAGCCTGCACCGGGCGCCCTACTACTTCCTGCTGGACCTGTGCGCCTCCGACATCCTGCGCTCGGCCATCTGCTTCCCGTTCGTCTTCACCTCGGTGAAGAATGGCTCGGCGTGGACGTACGGCACGCTCACCTGCAAAGTGATCGCCTTCCTGGGCGTGCTCTCGTGTTTCCACGCGGCGTTCATGCTCTTCTGCGTGAGCGTCACGCGCTACCTGGCCATCGCCCACCACCGCTTCTACACCAAGCGGCTCACCTTCTGGACGTGCCTGGCCGTGGTGTGCATGGTGTGGACGCTGTCGGTGGCCATGGCCTTCCCGCCCGTGCTGGACGTGGGCACGTACTCGTTCATCCGCGAGGAGGACCAGTGCACCTTCCAGCACCGCTCGTTCCGCGCCAACGACTCGCTGGGCTTCATGCTCCTGCTGGCCCTCATCCTGCTCGCCACGCACCTGGTCTACCTCAAGCTCATCTTCTTCGTGCACGACCGGCGGAAGATGAAGCCCGTGCAGTTCGTGCCGGCCGTCAGCCAGAACTGGACCTTCCACGGCCCCGGGGCCAGCGGGCAGGCGGCGGCCAACTGGCTGGCGGGCTTCGGCCGGGGCCCCACGCCGCCCACCCTGCTGGGCATCCGGCAGAACAGCAACGCGGCCGGGCGGCGCCGGCTGCTGGTACTGGACGAGTTCAAGACGGAGAAGCGGATTAGCAGGATGTTCTACATCATGACCTTTTTCTTCCTGGCGCTGTGGGGCCCCTACCTGGTGGCCTGCTACTGGCGGGTGTTTGCCAGGGGCCCCGTGGTCCCCGGGGGGTACCTGACGGCGGCCGTGTGGATGAGCTTCGCCCAGGCAGGGGTGAACCCCTTCATCTGCATCTTCTCCAACCGCGAGCTGCGTCGCTGCTTCAGCACCACGCTGCTGTACTGCAGGAAATCCAGGTTACCACGGGAACCATACTGCGTTATATGA
- the LOC132447375 gene encoding small integral membrane protein 30-like, which produces MAAKLQLSNAAVTIFLGISTLITPAEAYDAGDGIAWLLGTVIAVVGLCACLGWYSRSRNRQF; this is translated from the coding sequence ATGGCTGCCAAACTACAACTTTCAAACGCCGCTGTAACTATTTTCCTCGGGATTTCCACTCTCATTACCCCGGCGGAGGCGTACGACGCCGGAGACGGCATCGCGTGGCTGCTCGGGACTGTGATCGCTGTGGTGGGGCTGTGCGCGTGTCTGGGCTGGTACTCACGGAGCCGGAACCGCCAGTTCTGA